A region from the Coffea eugenioides isolate CCC68of chromosome 9, Ceug_1.0, whole genome shotgun sequence genome encodes:
- the LOC113782873 gene encoding receptor-like protein EIX2: protein MSNDLGWVTKLSSLETLSLSRVDLSNARDGFVAVSMLPSLKTLDLENCSLIVPHLLYVNFTSLSSLELSFNQFLNHTLPPWLHNLTSLQDLGLSYNNLDDRVHDTFRQMTSLVNLDLGGNHFDTSTLRSICNISSLTSLDVSDNELQGSIPSEIGQFPQLTVLKLSNNRLNDTIPSSLWQLTKLQALYIGTNALTGVLSEHHFAKLKELKRLDISLNLLSLHVSSSWVPPFQLQYIWMGSVKIGPRFPNWLRTQKEIEKLNMANAGISDAIPGWFGVLSNDFRGIILSGNKLEGSLNSFISVADVDKKVVQMLYLVLNHNHFTGSIPEDLCKLKTLEYLDLSNNHLSGRIPLCLGNLRNLRILHLGSNSLYGQIPGSLGNLGELIILQLSKNRFDGKLPPSMQNLKRLQSLDLGENRIADTIPAWIGERLSDLEFLTLQSNNFHGGISNTLCQLPYLQVLNLAHNDLSGSIPHCFKNFTAMESTEPGTFQYSNYTYHDPVLHNFKAGIELEYSKNMESVKSISLSGNNLVGEIPDEIMGLVGLQTLNLSKNHLNGRIPKNIGNLKQLETLDLSMNELRGEIPPSLSSIYSLSSLNLSYNKLSGPIPSGNQLQTLNDPSIYEGNIGLCGKPLLNSCPAGKSPTENGPVLDDKGHSESDFSWFYAGFGPGFSVGVVGVVGILQFKKSWRDAFFRFLENAYDRIWVMIASKTARLRRNFH, encoded by the exons ATGAGTAATGATCTGGGATGGGTCACTAAGCTCTCTTCTCTTGAAACCTTGTCACTAAGTAGAGTAGACCTTTCAAATGCTCGAGATGGGTTCGTAGCAGTTAGCATGCTTCCTTCgttaaaaacactagatttGGAGAATTGTAGCCTTATAGTTCCTCATCTTTTATACGTGAATTTCACATCTCTTTCCTCCCTTGAACTCAGTTTCAATCAATTTCTCAACCACACCCTGCCTCCTTGGCTGCATAACTTAACCAGCCTCCAAGATCTTGGTCTTTCCTATAATAATTTGGATGACAGGGTTCATGATACATTTAGGCAAATGACCTCTCTAGTTAACCTGGATCTGGGAGGAAATCACTTTGATACTTCAACATTGAGATCCATTTGCAACATTAGCAGTCTTACTAGTTTAGATGTGAGTGATAATGAGTTGCAAGGGTCAATACCAAGTGAAATAGGCCAGTTTCCACAACTAACTGTACTAAAACTGTCCAATAATAGGTTAAATGATACCATCCCCTCCAGCCTTTGGCAACTCACCAAGTTACAAGCATTATACATAGGTACAAATGCATTAACCGGTGTACTATCTGAACACCATTTTGCAAAACTCAAAGAGCTAAAGAGGTTGGACATCTCTCTTAACTTACTCTCTCTGCACGTGAGCTCCTCTTGGGTTCCTCCTTTTCAACTACAATATATTTGGATGGGATCTGTCAAAATAGGGCCCCGGTTCCCGAATTGGCTACGCACGCAAAAGGAGATTGAAAAGTTAAACATGGCGAATGCCGGCATTTCAGATGCCATACCCGGCTGGTTCGGAGTGCTTTCTAATGATTTTAGAGGCATAATTCTCTCCGGTAACAAATTGGAGGGATCTCTCAACTCATTTATTTCAG TGGCTGATGTTGATAAAAAGGTTGTACAAATGTTGTATCTCGTCCTCAATCACAACCATTTCACTGGCAGTATCCCGGAAGACTTGTGCAAGTTGAAAACTTTAGAATATTTAGATCTGTCCAACAACCATTTGTCTGGAAGAATTCCTTTATGCTTGGGAAACTTGCGAAATTTGAGGATCCTACATTTGGGAAGTAACAGCCTATATGGTCAGATTCCAGGTTCACTGGGTAACTTGGGTGAACTTATTATTCTGCAATTGAGTAAAAATAGATTTGACGGGAAGCTCCCTCCTTCAATGCAGAATCTGAAAAGATTGCAGTCCCTGGATCTGGGAGAAAATAGAATAGCCGATACTATACCAGCGTGGATTGGGGAAAGGTTATCAGACTTGGAGTTTCTGACACTTCAATCGAATAATTTCCACGGAGGTATCTCTAATACACTCTGCCAACTCCCATATCTTCAAGTGCTCAACCTAGCACATAATGATTTATCTGGATCTATTCCTCACTGCTTTAAAAACTTCACCGCGATGGAATCAACTGAACCAGGAACATTTCAGTACTCAAACTATACTTATCATGATCCCGTACTTCATAACTTTAAGGCAGGAATAGAGCTTGAGTACTCAAAAAACATGGAGTCTGTTAAATCCATTAGCCTCTCAGGAAATAATTTGGTCGGTGAAATCCCGGATGAGATAATGGGTCTCGTTGGGTTGCAAACTTTGAACCTTTCAAAAAACCATCTAAATGGAAGGATCCCCAAGAACATTGGCAATTTGAAGCAACTTGAAACACTTGATTTATCGATGAATGAACTCAGAGGTGAAATCCCTCCAAGCTTGTCAAGTATATACTCATTGAGCTCTCTGAATTTGTCATACAACAAGCTATCAGGGCCGATACCATCTGGAAATCAACTTCAGACCTTGAATGATCCATCCATCTATGAGGGAAACATTGGACTCTGTGGGAAGCCACTCCTGAACAGCTGCCCTGCAGGCAAATCGCCAACAGAAAATGGGCCTGTTCTTGACGATAAAGGTCACAGCGAGTCTGATTTCTCATGGTTTTATGCCGGTTTTGGACCTGGATTCAGTGTTGGTGTAGTGGGAGTTGTGGGAATCCTTCAATTCAAGAAGTCATGGCGCGATGCATTCTTCAGATTTTTGGAAAATGCCTATGACAGAATTTGGGTTATGATCGCATCGAAGACTGCTCGGCTACGGAGGAATTTCCATTGA
- the LOC113782874 gene encoding uncharacterized protein LOC113782874: MAAAVLVSAVLWLLVGSKPITQGLKYSQAMGNFLTGFAGPLRMYPRHTIFWFFIQALVLSTLSVLKSPRLWDSLLSMILVHASIPSSLLRLASTLKKLEGSSSMAAHVYKHRKIFEIILGCLGTVFVQYYFKAKSIPLMLSFLSLAIAWLGNLANVQRCTDFGIFHFLVTASLECAVSLFGLHFHTFLVVAAGIFLMVLRLKIVEVEFVSLRYDGMQESVLKDLKRLEELYGGHDPAIQTQQLEQPNSIV; encoded by the exons ATGGCAGCTGCGGTGCTAGTCTCTGCTGTATTATGGCTGCTAGTGGGCTCAAAACCAATTACTCAGGGACTCAAATATTCTCAGGCCATGGGAAACTTCTTAACCGGTTTTGCTGGTCCTTTAAGGATGTATCCTCGTCATAcaattttctggtttttcatTCAAGCTCTAGTGCTATCAACTTTATCTGTTCTTAAATCGCCAAGGTTGTGGGATTCACTTTTGAGCATGATATTGGTTCATGCATCCATTCCAAGTTCCCTATTACGGTTAGCTTCTACGTTGAAGAAATTAGAGGGATCATCATCTATGGCAGCACACGTTTATAAACATCGAAAAATCTTCGAAATTATACTGGGATGTTTGGGAACTGTTTTTGTCCAATACTACTTCAAAGCCAAATCTATCCCTCTCATGTTATCTTTCTTGTCTTTGGCTATTGCCTGGCTGGGGAATCTCGCGAACGTCCAGCGCTGCACTGATTTTGGGATTTTTCATTTCCTTGTTACTGCAAGCTTGGAATGTGCTGTGAGTCTATTTGGTCTCCATTTTCATACTTTCCTCGTCGTTGCGGCTGGAATTTTCTTGATGGTCTTGAGGTTGAAGATCGTGGAGGTCGAATTCGTATCATTGAGGTATGATGGCATGCAAGAAAGCGTCCTGAAGGATTTGAAACGTTTGGAGGA ATTGTATGGTGGCCATGACCCCGCCATCCAAACGCAGCAGTTGGAGCAACCCAACAGTATTGTCTAA